One region of Planctomycetota bacterium genomic DNA includes:
- a CDS encoding PQQ-dependent sugar dehydrogenase, producing the protein MSRTVFLTAALLALPLGAQEPPAVPERIPWTSSRLTGSPEPPPPLQAVRVFPHLSFRRPVHLVPFPDHSRYVLVEEEGKLWTFRNDPACEKRDLLIDLRAEIRGLERVEGCKGVASSYALAFDPDFARNRRCYVMYVLASKDRRPLPEGSRVSRFRVTDTDPPRLDPAGEEVLITWLAGGHNGCDLQFGNDGYLYISTGDATDPSPPDRLRTGQNVSDLLSSILRIDVRRSEGGRPYAIPPDNPFVNVPGARPEIWCYGLRNPWRMSFDRSTGHLWVGDVGWERWELVICAERGGNYGWAVMEGPSPCLPSAPRGPTPILPPADALPHPEAASITGGFVYRGRRLADFRGWYFYGDWETRRVWANPVRGNALGERREVARTGARIVAFAEEADGELLLLDYEGGGIYRLEPRDASARNAEFPRLLSATGLFASVPDQKPAPGVVPYTVRVPRWADGAAARRFIAIPGRDPIRHVDKNQAWPRESVWPRDSVLAKTLALDGRNLETQILHFDGQSWNAYSYVWNEAQSDATLAPAQGAEIDLGGGRRWRVPARAACLTCHNPWPGYALSFTPAQLDLPWAGNGPSQLEVFRRWGFLPTPLPRFKALADPADPAAPLDSRARSYLAVNCSPCHRFGGGGSARIDLRHDIPLEDCRIVGERPVLGAFDLPDPYIVAGGDPARSVLLYRVSKLGHGRMPHLGSEVVDPAGVELLSRWIASLPPGPVSPPAQSARAEERRALERARAGETDSLPRLLATPSGALDLLVTLSELPEGVRGEAVRRALELAPGPVRDLYERFEPPERRRERLGPSVRPERILGLSGDPARGRSLFANPSLQCSRCHRVGPGPETLGPDLSGVGSRLGRARILEAILDPSRSVDPKYAGVTLRTRRGDVLSGIVVRRDERELILRDVEKEIRLATGEIEAVAPQAKSLMPEGLLQHLTAQEAADLLSFLESLR; encoded by the coding sequence GTGTCGCGAACGGTTTTCCTGACCGCCGCCCTCCTGGCCCTTCCGCTCGGGGCCCAGGAGCCGCCCGCCGTCCCCGAGCGGATCCCGTGGACTTCCTCGCGCCTCACGGGATCTCCCGAGCCGCCTCCGCCCCTTCAGGCGGTGCGCGTCTTCCCCCACCTCTCCTTCCGCCGGCCCGTCCACCTCGTGCCCTTCCCCGACCACTCCCGCTACGTCCTCGTCGAGGAAGAGGGCAAACTCTGGACCTTTCGAAACGATCCGGCGTGCGAGAAACGCGACCTCCTCATCGACCTGCGCGCCGAGATCCGCGGCCTGGAACGCGTGGAGGGCTGCAAAGGGGTCGCCTCCAGCTATGCGCTCGCGTTCGATCCCGACTTCGCGCGCAACCGCCGGTGCTACGTCATGTACGTCCTGGCCTCGAAGGACCGCCGCCCTCTCCCCGAAGGCTCGCGCGTCTCCCGCTTCCGCGTCACCGACACCGACCCGCCGCGCCTCGACCCCGCCGGCGAAGAAGTCCTCATCACCTGGCTCGCCGGCGGTCACAACGGCTGCGACCTCCAGTTCGGAAACGACGGGTACCTCTACATCTCGACGGGCGACGCGACCGATCCGTCGCCTCCGGACCGGCTCCGGACCGGCCAGAACGTGAGCGACCTCCTCTCCTCGATCCTCCGCATCGACGTCCGCCGCTCCGAGGGCGGCCGCCCCTACGCGATTCCGCCGGACAACCCCTTTGTGAACGTCCCGGGCGCCCGCCCGGAGATCTGGTGCTACGGGCTGCGCAATCCGTGGCGCATGAGCTTCGACCGCTCCACCGGCCACCTCTGGGTGGGCGACGTGGGCTGGGAACGCTGGGAACTCGTCATCTGCGCCGAACGGGGCGGCAACTACGGCTGGGCCGTCATGGAAGGCCCTTCGCCGTGCCTGCCTTCGGCCCCCCGCGGCCCCACCCCCATCCTCCCCCCGGCCGACGCCCTGCCCCACCCCGAGGCCGCCTCCATCACGGGCGGATTCGTCTACCGCGGGCGGCGCCTGGCCGACTTCCGCGGCTGGTACTTCTACGGCGACTGGGAGACGCGCCGCGTCTGGGCCAACCCCGTCCGCGGAAACGCCCTCGGCGAACGCCGCGAAGTCGCCCGCACCGGCGCGCGCATCGTCGCCTTCGCCGAAGAGGCCGACGGCGAACTCCTCCTGCTCGACTACGAAGGCGGGGGCATCTACCGCCTCGAGCCCCGCGACGCCTCCGCCCGCAACGCCGAGTTCCCCCGCCTTCTGAGCGCCACGGGCCTCTTCGCCTCGGTGCCGGACCAGAAGCCCGCCCCCGGCGTCGTCCCCTACACCGTCCGCGTCCCCCGCTGGGCCGACGGCGCCGCCGCCCGCCGCTTCATCGCGATCCCCGGCCGCGACCCCATCCGCCACGTGGACAAAAACCAGGCCTGGCCGCGCGAGAGCGTCTGGCCCCGCGACAGCGTCCTGGCCAAAACCCTCGCCCTCGACGGCCGGAACCTCGAGACGCAGATCCTCCACTTCGACGGACAATCCTGGAACGCCTACAGCTACGTGTGGAACGAAGCCCAGTCGGACGCGACGCTGGCCCCGGCCCAGGGCGCGGAAATCGACCTCGGAGGCGGACGGCGCTGGCGCGTCCCCGCCCGCGCGGCGTGCCTCACCTGCCATAACCCCTGGCCCGGCTACGCGCTCTCCTTCACCCCCGCGCAGCTCGATCTCCCGTGGGCCGGAAACGGACCCTCCCAGCTCGAGGTCTTCCGGCGGTGGGGATTCCTGCCAACGCCGCTTCCCCGCTTCAAAGCCCTGGCCGATCCGGCCGACCCGGCCGCCCCCCTCGACAGCCGCGCGCGCTCCTACCTGGCCGTCAACTGCTCTCCCTGCCATCGCTTCGGCGGCGGCGGCTCGGCGCGCATCGACCTGCGGCACGACATCCCTCTGGAGGACTGCCGCATCGTCGGCGAACGCCCGGTCCTCGGCGCCTTCGACCTGCCGGATCCCTACATCGTCGCCGGCGGCGATCCCGCCCGCTCCGTCCTCCTCTACCGCGTCTCCAAGCTCGGCCACGGACGGATGCCTCACCTGGGCTCCGAGGTCGTGGACCCCGCGGGCGTCGAGCTCCTGAGCCGGTGGATCGCGTCGCTGCCGCCCGGTCCCGTTTCTCCCCCGGCCCAGTCCGCCCGCGCCGAAGAGCGCCGGGCGCTGGAACGGGCCCGGGCCGGCGAGACGGACTCCCTCCCGCGCCTTCTGGCGACCCCGAGCGGAGCGCTCGACCTGCTCGTGACGCTTTCGGAACTCCCGGAAGGCGTCCGCGGGGAGGCCGTCCGCCGGGCGCTGGAGCTCGCGCCCGGCCCCGTGCGCGACCTCTACGAACGGTTCGAGCCGCCGGAACGGCGCCGCGAGCGGCTGGGCCCCTCGGTTCGCCCCGAGCGGATCCTCGGCCTTTCGGGCGACCCCGCGCGGGGACGCTCGCTCTTCGCCAACCCGTCGCTTCAGTGCTCCCGCTGCCACCGCGTCGGACCCGGACCCGAAACGCTCGGCCCGGACCTCTCGGGAGTGGGCTCGCGCCTGGGACGCGCCCGGATCCTCGAGGCGATTCTCGATCCCTCCCGCTCCGTGGACCCGAAGTACGCCGGCGTCACGCTCCGCACCCGCCGGGGGGACGTCCTCAGCGGGATTGTCGTGCGGCGCGACGAGCGCGAGCTCATCCTGCGCGACGTGGAAAAGGAAATCCGCCTGGCGACCGGCGAAATCGAGGCCGTGGCCCCTCAGGCGAAGTCCCTCATGCCCGAAGGGCTCCTCCAGCACCTGACGGCGCAGGAGGCCGCGGACCTGCTCTCCTTCCTCGAATCGCTGCGATAA
- a CDS encoding alpha/beta hydrolase, producing MKILLLAIVLVGSVQERPPSPLTGPRVELWPEGAPGAVGREEADRPSLSIYAAPPDKACGTAVVVCPGGGYGMLALDHEGHQVARWLNDRGVSAFVLRYRIAPRYRHPAPLQDVQRAIRWVRSRAGEYGVDPARIGVWGFSAGGHLASTAATHFEDGRPEAPDPVERVSCRPDFAILVYPVITLRGPHAHRGSRKNLLGDRETDPALLEDLSTENRVTPRTPPVFLLHTTGDKGVPPENSIDFYLACRKAGVPAELHIYENGPHGFGLGGRDPVLSTWPDRLADWMKARGLLEKR from the coding sequence GTGAAAATACTCCTTCTGGCGATCGTTCTGGTCGGATCGGTGCAGGAACGCCCTCCCTCTCCTCTCACGGGACCCCGCGTCGAGCTCTGGCCGGAAGGCGCGCCCGGGGCCGTGGGCCGCGAAGAGGCGGATCGCCCTTCTCTTTCGATCTACGCGGCGCCTCCGGACAAGGCGTGCGGCACGGCGGTCGTCGTGTGTCCCGGAGGAGGCTACGGCATGCTTGCGCTCGACCACGAAGGGCACCAGGTGGCCCGGTGGCTCAACGACCGCGGCGTCAGCGCCTTCGTTCTTCGATACCGCATCGCGCCCCGCTACCGCCATCCGGCGCCGCTCCAGGACGTTCAGCGGGCGATCCGCTGGGTCCGCTCCCGGGCCGGAGAATACGGCGTGGACCCCGCGCGGATCGGCGTCTGGGGATTCTCCGCGGGAGGGCATCTCGCCTCCACCGCCGCCACGCACTTCGAGGACGGACGTCCCGAGGCCCCGGATCCCGTGGAGCGCGTCTCCTGCCGTCCGGATTTCGCGATCCTCGTCTACCCGGTGATCACCCTCCGCGGGCCGCACGCGCATCGGGGGTCCCGGAAGAACCTCCTGGGGGATCGCGAGACCGACCCGGCGCTTCTGGAGGATCTTTCGACCGAAAACCGCGTGACGCCCCGAACGCCGCCCGTTTTTCTCCTGCACACGACGGGGGACAAGGGAGTTCCGCCGGAAAACAGCATCGACTTCTATCTCGCCTGCCGCAAGGCGGGAGTGCCGGCGGAGCTTCACATCTACGAAAACGGCCCGCACGGGTTCGGACTGGGAGGCAGGGATCCGGTGCTCTCCACCTGGCCCGACCGTTTGGCCGACTGGATGAAGGCGCGCGGCCTTCTGGAGAAGCGATGA
- a CDS encoding cysteine synthase family protein, whose amino-acid sequence MIHPDAVSLIGRTPVVELARLTRGRRGSLFAKIEYLSPGFSKKDRIARRIVEDALAAGRLRPGDTVVELTSGNTGTGLAIVCALRGLRFVAVMSAGNSVERRRMMEALGARVEVVPQAPGSPPGRVSGEDLARAERRAEELVRELGAFRADQFANPSNVRAHEEGTGEEIWADLGARVTAFCDLAGSGGTFVGVARALKRRKPSVRCYAVEPASAPFLAGRPVTDPRHRLQGGGYARPLPLWDPALVDGYLAVTDEEAMRWARELARREGIFGGFSTGANLAAAMRLLEQAQGDPEPPGIVFLVNDSGLKYLSTDLWEAP is encoded by the coding sequence ATGATCCATCCCGACGCGGTTTCGCTCATCGGCCGAACGCCCGTGGTCGAGCTGGCCCGGCTGACGCGGGGCCGGCGCGGATCCCTCTTCGCCAAGATCGAGTATCTGAGCCCCGGGTTCAGCAAGAAGGACCGGATCGCGCGGCGGATCGTGGAGGACGCGCTGGCGGCGGGCCGGCTGCGTCCCGGGGACACGGTGGTCGAGCTGACGAGCGGAAACACGGGAACGGGGCTGGCCATCGTCTGCGCGCTCCGGGGGCTGCGGTTCGTGGCGGTGATGTCGGCGGGCAATTCCGTGGAGCGCCGGCGGATGATGGAGGCCCTCGGAGCGCGCGTGGAGGTCGTGCCCCAGGCGCCGGGCTCCCCGCCGGGCCGGGTCTCCGGCGAGGACCTGGCGCGGGCGGAGCGGCGGGCGGAGGAGCTCGTGCGGGAGCTGGGGGCGTTCCGGGCCGATCAGTTCGCCAACCCCTCGAACGTGCGCGCCCACGAGGAAGGCACCGGCGAGGAGATCTGGGCGGACCTCGGAGCGCGGGTGACGGCGTTCTGCGACCTGGCGGGCTCCGGCGGCACGTTCGTGGGCGTGGCGCGGGCGCTCAAGCGCCGGAAGCCTTCGGTGCGCTGCTACGCGGTCGAGCCCGCCTCGGCCCCTTTCCTGGCGGGCCGGCCGGTGACGGATCCCCGCCACCGGCTCCAGGGCGGCGGCTACGCGCGCCCGCTGCCGCTCTGGGACCCGGCGCTCGTGGACGGCTACCTGGCCGTGACGGACGAGGAGGCGATGCGGTGGGCCCGCGAGCTGGCGCGGCGCGAAGGAATCTTCGGGGGCTTTTCGACGGGGGCGAACCTCGCGGCGGCGATGCGCCTTTTGGAGCAGGCGCAGGGGGATCCCGAGCCCCCGGGGATCGTTTTTCTCGTCAACGATTCGGGCCTCAAGTACCTGAGCACGGATCTCTGGGAGGCCCCGTAA
- a CDS encoding ThuA domain-containing protein: MRSLIGLMVVALASPLASAAGGPQEKLRALIIDGQNNHGAWPKTTAMMKKYLEETGLFTVDVERTAFTWKGGDLVKQYPVPGKETTDLPQPKADPNFKPDFSKYRVVISNFGWNAAPWPDETRAAFEAYVRNGGGLVIVHAANNSFGDWPEYNRMIGLGGWGGRNEKTGPYVYFDASGREVRDTAPGPGGAHGPEHEFQIVIRDASHPITRGLPEKWMHARDELYDRLRGPAENMKILATAWSDPSKRGTGRHEPMLLTVEYGKGRVFHTPMGHADYSMECVGFIVCFQRGTEWAATGRVTRTDVPPDFPAADRVSVRKFAANR; this comes from the coding sequence ATGAGATCGCTGATCGGACTTATGGTGGTCGCGCTCGCCTCGCCCCTGGCCTCCGCCGCGGGCGGCCCTCAGGAGAAACTCCGGGCGCTCATCATCGACGGGCAGAACAATCATGGAGCCTGGCCGAAAACGACCGCGATGATGAAGAAATATCTTGAGGAGACGGGGCTCTTCACGGTGGACGTGGAGCGCACGGCCTTCACCTGGAAGGGCGGCGATCTCGTCAAGCAGTACCCCGTGCCGGGGAAGGAAACGACGGATCTTCCGCAGCCCAAGGCGGACCCGAACTTCAAGCCCGATTTCTCGAAATACCGGGTTGTGATCTCCAATTTCGGCTGGAACGCCGCTCCCTGGCCGGACGAGACGCGCGCCGCGTTCGAGGCGTACGTCCGCAACGGCGGAGGCCTCGTCATCGTCCACGCCGCCAACAATTCGTTCGGCGACTGGCCGGAATACAACCGCATGATCGGACTCGGCGGCTGGGGCGGCCGCAACGAGAAGACGGGGCCCTACGTGTACTTCGACGCCTCCGGCCGCGAGGTGCGGGACACCGCCCCCGGTCCCGGCGGCGCGCACGGTCCGGAGCACGAATTCCAGATCGTGATCCGCGACGCCTCCCACCCGATCACGCGGGGGCTCCCCGAGAAGTGGATGCACGCCAGGGACGAGCTCTATGACCGCCTGCGCGGGCCGGCCGAGAACATGAAGATCCTGGCGACCGCCTGGTCGGATCCCTCCAAACGCGGCACCGGGCGGCACGAGCCCATGCTCCTGACGGTCGAGTACGGCAAGGGGCGCGTCTTCCATACCCCGATGGGTCACGCGGATTATTCGATGGAGTGCGTGGGCTTCATCGTCTGCTTCCAGCGCGGGACCGAATGGGCGGCGACGGGCCGGGTCACGCGGACCGACGTCCCGCCCGATTTCCCCGCGGCCGACAGGGTGAGCGTCCGAAAGTTCGCTGCGAACCGATAG
- a CDS encoding biotin--[acetyl-CoA-carboxylase] ligase — protein sequence MRLTPEGIRSGLRTRVVGRRIVCVDVCASTNDLAWKEALEGAPEGTVVFAEEQTAGRGRFGRSWVAPRGKAILCSILLRPEIDLDRVPLVTAVGALAAADVAGKEARIRFPNDVMLGGRKLAGILVEARFVGSRPDLFVLGIGLNVNAHPPGVGAASLGPGVSREAAARALLEAVEDWYGRLGGSLKDFRKAWRERSFILSRRVRVKEAGRSVEGTVEDVDPIDGVILRLDTGHLRSFRGEHVEHLEVL from the coding sequence ATGCGGCTGACGCCCGAGGGGATCCGGTCGGGCCTGCGGACGCGGGTGGTCGGACGGCGGATCGTGTGCGTGGACGTCTGCGCGTCCACGAACGATCTGGCCTGGAAGGAGGCGCTGGAGGGGGCGCCCGAGGGGACCGTGGTTTTCGCCGAGGAGCAGACGGCGGGGCGCGGGCGGTTCGGACGCTCGTGGGTGGCGCCGCGCGGGAAGGCGATTCTCTGCTCGATTCTCCTGCGTCCGGAGATCGATCTTGACCGGGTGCCGCTCGTGACGGCGGTCGGGGCGCTGGCGGCGGCGGACGTGGCGGGGAAGGAGGCGCGGATCCGGTTCCCGAACGACGTCATGCTCGGCGGGCGCAAGCTCGCGGGGATTCTGGTCGAGGCGCGGTTCGTCGGAAGCCGGCCGGATCTTTTCGTGCTGGGGATCGGCCTGAACGTGAACGCCCATCCGCCGGGGGTCGGGGCCGCGTCGCTCGGGCCGGGCGTCTCGCGCGAGGCCGCGGCGCGGGCGCTTCTGGAGGCGGTGGAGGACTGGTACGGACGGCTCGGAGGATCGCTCAAGGATTTCCGCAAGGCCTGGCGCGAGCGCTCGTTCATTCTGAGCCGGCGCGTGCGGGTGAAGGAGGCCGGACGGTCCGTCGAGGGGACGGTGGAGGACGTGGATCCGATCGACGGGGTGATTCTGCGGCTGGACACGGGGCATCTGAGGAGCTTCCGCGGCGAGCACGTCGAGCATCTCGAGGTGCTCTGA
- the nadC gene encoding carboxylating nicotinate-nucleotide diphosphorylase — protein sequence MTETLRSLVRRALAEDGAFRDRTAPIVGGARGRGVILARQDLVLCGLEPAAEAFRQLGARMSARARDGARLRRGAEVARVSGPLRALLSAERTALNFLQRLSGIATLTRRFVERARPVRVYDTRKTTPGLRELEKYAVRCGGGHNHRMGLHDGVMIKDNHIRAVGDPEALREKVYGLAVRGLPIVIEAQSLEEALLFATFPVDVLMFDNFAVSGLRRAVKLVRGIKPRLELEASGGVTLSNVAAVARTGVDRVSVGALTHSAPAADLSLELCG from the coding sequence GTGACCGAGACGCTCCGTTCGCTCGTCCGCCGCGCGCTGGCGGAGGACGGCGCGTTCCGCGACCGCACCGCCCCGATCGTGGGCGGCGCCCGGGGGCGGGGCGTGATTCTGGCGCGGCAGGATCTGGTCCTCTGCGGGCTGGAGCCCGCGGCGGAGGCGTTCCGGCAGCTCGGGGCGCGGATGTCCGCGCGGGCGCGGGACGGCGCGCGCCTGCGCCGCGGGGCGGAGGTCGCCCGCGTGTCGGGGCCCCTGCGGGCCCTCCTTTCGGCGGAGCGCACGGCGCTCAACTTTCTTCAGCGTCTTTCGGGCATCGCCACGCTCACGCGCCGCTTCGTCGAGCGCGCGCGGCCCGTCCGCGTCTACGACACGCGCAAGACCACGCCCGGGCTCCGGGAGCTCGAGAAGTACGCGGTCCGCTGCGGGGGCGGCCACAATCACCGAATGGGACTCCACGACGGCGTCATGATCAAGGACAATCACATCCGCGCGGTGGGGGATCCGGAGGCTCTGCGCGAAAAGGTGTACGGGCTGGCGGTGCGCGGGCTTCCGATCGTGATCGAAGCCCAGTCGCTCGAAGAGGCGCTTCTCTTCGCGACGTTCCCGGTGGACGTCCTGATGTTTGATAACTTCGCGGTGAGCGGATTGCGCCGGGCGGTGAAGCTGGTGCGGGGGATCAAGCCGCGTCTGGAACTGGAGGCGTCCGGCGGGGTGACGCTTTCGAACGTGGCGGCGGTGGCGCGGACGGGGGTGGATCGGGTGAGCGTGGGGGCGCTGACGCATTCGGCGCCGGCGGCGGATCTTTCTCTCGAGCTATGCGGCTGA
- the sucD gene encoding succinate--CoA ligase subunit alpha: MSILVDRNTRVLVQGLTGEAGTVHGNGMLEYGTQVVAGVTPGKGGTTWESRKGVKVPVFNTVEEAVRKTGATASVVFVPGAAAADGVMEAAAAGIELVVCITEGIPIVDEVRLRAFLKDTRTRMIGPNCPGLITPGQTKLGIMPGYIHKPGDIGVVSRSGTLTYEAVWQLSALGLGQSTAVGIGGDPVQGTDFVDVLKLFNEDPGTRAVVLIGEIGGSMEEEAAEWIARNMKKPVVAFIGGQTAPPGKRMGHAGAIIQGGKGTAAAKYEALRAAGATCVQSPADIGRTMKAVLDGRGK; the protein is encoded by the coding sequence ATGAGCATCCTGGTCGATCGGAACACGCGGGTTCTCGTTCAGGGCCTCACGGGCGAGGCCGGCACCGTCCACGGCAACGGCATGCTGGAGTACGGCACGCAGGTCGTGGCCGGCGTGACGCCCGGGAAGGGCGGCACGACGTGGGAGTCCCGCAAGGGCGTGAAGGTCCCCGTCTTCAACACCGTGGAGGAGGCGGTCCGCAAGACGGGCGCCACGGCGAGCGTCGTGTTCGTTCCCGGGGCGGCGGCGGCCGACGGGGTGATGGAGGCGGCGGCGGCCGGGATCGAGCTGGTCGTCTGCATCACGGAGGGGATCCCGATCGTGGACGAGGTCCGGTTGCGGGCGTTCCTGAAGGACACCCGCACGCGGATGATCGGCCCGAACTGTCCGGGTCTCATCACGCCGGGGCAGACGAAGCTCGGGATCATGCCCGGATACATCCACAAGCCGGGCGACATCGGCGTGGTGTCGCGCTCCGGGACGCTCACGTACGAGGCGGTCTGGCAGCTTTCGGCGCTCGGGCTGGGGCAGTCGACGGCCGTGGGGATCGGCGGGGATCCCGTGCAGGGGACGGACTTCGTGGATGTGCTCAAGCTCTTCAACGAGGATCCGGGGACGCGGGCGGTCGTGCTGATCGGCGAGATCGGGGGATCCATGGAGGAGGAGGCCGCCGAGTGGATCGCCCGGAACATGAAAAAGCCGGTGGTGGCCTTCATCGGGGGGCAGACGGCTCCCCCGGGCAAGCGGATGGGCCACGCGGGGGCGATCATCCAGGGCGGCAAGGGCACGGCGGCGGCCAAGTACGAGGCGCTCCGGGCCGCGGGGGCGACCTGCGTGCAAAGTCCCGCCGACATCGGCCGCACGATGAAGGCCGTGCTGGACGGCAGAGGGAAGTGA
- the sucC gene encoding ADP-forming succinate--CoA ligase subunit beta — translation MNLHEFQAKEIFRSHGLPVLPGHVAETPEQAADAFARLSAPVAVVKSQIHAGGRGKGTVYEKDLKTVRLQGGVKVVRSASEARDIAAKILGYPLVTRQTGPQGRVVRRVYVEAGCEVDRELYLGIVLDRRAGRPVLMASREGGVEIEEVAARAPEAILKEHFDAGYGLQAFQARKVAFGLGLSGEAFKQFVRMAPALGRLYVERECTLVEINPLVVTRQGQVLALDAKMAIDDRALELKRQPALEALRDVSEEDPLEHEAHRHGLNYVSMDGNIGCMVNGAGLAMATMDIIQQAGGAPANFLDVGGGANKDQVKKAFQLLLANPSVRAVFINIFGGILRCDVLAQGIVDAVKEVEVRVPVIVRLEGTNVEAGREILKASGLKIVAAADMADGARKAIEAAGLRR, via the coding sequence GTGAATCTCCACGAGTTTCAGGCGAAGGAAATCTTCCGTAGCCACGGCCTGCCGGTCCTTCCGGGGCACGTGGCCGAAACCCCCGAGCAGGCCGCCGACGCCTTCGCGCGCCTCTCGGCCCCGGTGGCCGTGGTCAAGTCCCAGATCCATGCGGGCGGGCGCGGCAAGGGGACGGTCTACGAGAAGGACCTCAAGACCGTGCGCCTCCAGGGGGGCGTCAAGGTTGTCCGTTCCGCCTCCGAGGCGCGCGACATCGCGGCGAAGATCCTGGGATATCCGCTCGTGACCCGCCAGACGGGACCGCAGGGGCGGGTCGTTCGGCGCGTCTACGTCGAAGCTGGCTGCGAAGTGGATCGGGAGCTTTATCTGGGCATCGTGCTCGACCGCCGGGCGGGCCGGCCGGTGCTCATGGCCAGCCGCGAGGGGGGCGTCGAAATCGAGGAGGTGGCCGCGCGCGCGCCCGAGGCGATCCTCAAGGAGCATTTCGACGCGGGCTACGGGCTGCAGGCCTTTCAGGCGCGCAAAGTCGCCTTCGGCCTGGGGCTTTCCGGAGAAGCGTTCAAGCAGTTCGTCCGCATGGCCCCGGCGCTCGGCCGGCTGTACGTGGAGCGCGAGTGCACGCTCGTCGAGATCAACCCGCTCGTCGTCACGCGGCAGGGGCAGGTGCTGGCCCTCGACGCGAAGATGGCGATCGATGACCGGGCGCTGGAGCTCAAGAGGCAGCCGGCGCTGGAGGCGCTCCGGGACGTTTCGGAGGAAGATCCGCTCGAGCACGAGGCTCATCGGCACGGGCTGAACTACGTCTCGATGGACGGGAACATCGGCTGCATGGTCAACGGCGCCGGGCTGGCCATGGCCACGATGGACATCATTCAGCAGGCGGGGGGCGCGCCGGCGAACTTCCTGGACGTGGGCGGGGGCGCCAACAAGGATCAGGTGAAGAAGGCGTTCCAGCTCCTCCTGGCGAATCCTTCCGTCCGCGCCGTCTTCATCAACATCTTCGGCGGGATCCTGCGCTGCGACGTCCTGGCCCAGGGCATCGTGGACGCGGTCAAGGAGGTCGAGGTGAGGGTGCCCGTGATCGTGCGGCTGGAGGGGACCAACGTCGAGGCGGGCCGGGAGATTCTGAAGGCGAGCGGGCTGAAGATCGTGGCCGCGGCGGACATGGCCGACGGGGCGCGCAAGGCGATCGAGGCGGCGGGGCTGCGGCGATGA
- a CDS encoding HU family DNA-binding protein, with product MGSTLTKNDIVRTLAEKYELEIASTRRVVQGTLDMIVESLVQGNKVELRNFGVFEVIDRKGRIARNPRSRQEVFIPERKVVKFKPGKVMEDRITTPSMKGGIQPAPARRKESSSESPRVSGEGNLP from the coding sequence GTGGGCTCGACGTTGACGAAAAACGACATCGTCCGGACCTTGGCCGAGAAGTACGAGCTGGAGATCGCCTCCACGCGCCGCGTCGTTCAGGGGACGCTCGACATGATCGTGGAGTCCCTCGTTCAGGGCAACAAGGTCGAGCTCCGGAACTTCGGCGTCTTCGAGGTCATCGACCGCAAGGGCCGCATCGCCCGGAACCCGCGCTCGCGGCAGGAGGTCTTCATCCCCGAGCGCAAGGTGGTCAAGTTCAAGCCGGGAAAGGTCATGGAGGACCGGATCACCACGCCCAGCATGAAGGGCGGCATCCAGCCGGCCCCGGCGCGCCGGAAAGAGAGCTCCAGTGAATCTCCACGAGTTTCAGGCGAAGGAAATCTTCCGTAG
- the dapB gene encoding 4-hydroxy-tetrahydrodipicolinate reductase: MRIAVNGACGRMGQTVLRLAREMGIEVAEAIDVAPAPPGLEVSRSLTKKVDALVDFSTPEASLERLAECVRSGTPAVIGTTGFTDAQRARIAEAARAIPVVLSSNTSVGVNLLFKLVPEVARVLGKDYDIDIVETHHRFKKDAPSGTAKTLAERIEAATGRRPNVHAVRSGDVVGEHRVLFGSIGDSIEIVHRASSRDIFARGALEAARWVARARPGLHSMLEVLGSA; this comes from the coding sequence ATGAGGATCGCGGTGAACGGCGCCTGCGGGCGGATGGGCCAGACGGTGCTGCGGCTGGCGCGGGAGATGGGGATCGAGGTGGCCGAGGCGATCGACGTGGCGCCGGCGCCGCCGGGCCTGGAGGTTTCGCGGTCGCTCACGAAGAAGGTGGACGCCCTGGTCGATTTCTCGACGCCCGAGGCGTCGCTTGAGCGGCTGGCGGAATGCGTGCGGTCGGGGACGCCCGCGGTGATCGGCACCACGGGCTTCACGGACGCCCAGCGGGCGCGCATCGCCGAGGCCGCGCGCGCGATCCCCGTGGTCCTCTCGTCCAACACGAGCGTGGGGGTGAATCTCCTGTTCAAGCTCGTTCCCGAGGTGGCGCGCGTGCTGGGGAAGGACTACGACATCGACATCGTCGAGACGCATCACCGGTTCAAGAAGGACGCCCCGAGCGGGACCGCCAAGACGCTGGCCGAGCGGATCGAAGCGGCCACGGGCCGGCGGCCGAACGTGCACGCGGTGCGCTCGGGGGACGTCGTGGGGGAGCACCGGGTTCTCTTCGGGTCGATCGGAGACTCGATCGAGATCGTCCACCGGGCGAGCTCGCGGGACATCTTCGCGCGCGGGGCGCTGGAGGCGGCGCGCTGGGTCGCGCGGGCGCGGCCGGGGCTTCACTCGATGCTCGAGGTGCTCGGCTCGGCGTAA